CGACCGTGCCCTGCATCGTATAGACCATGGTGCCGATGAAGAGGCCGGACGGACCGATGATCTGCGGGATGATGTAGTCGCCTAGCGTCAGCGAGAAGGTGAAGATCGAGCCGGCGACGACGCCGGGAAAGGCCATCGGCAGGATCACGAGGCGGAAGGTCTGCAGCGGCGTCGCGCCGAGGTCGGCCGACGCGGCGATCAGGCTGGCCGGTACGCGTTCGAGCGCCGCCTGGATAGGCAGGATCATGAACGGCAGCCAGATATAGGTGAACACCAGGAAGCGGCCGGAGTGCGACGTGGCAAGCGTGCTGCCGCCGACGTAGGGCAGCGTCAGCAAAGCCTCTACAAAACCGGCGAGCCCAAGCCGTTCGACGAACCACCACGCGATGCCGCCCTTGGCGAGCACCACCGTCCACGCGTAGACCTTGACGAGATAGCTCGCCCACATCGGCAGCATCACCGCGATATAGAAGAAGGCCTTCTCGGCGCCGCGCGCGTAGCGCGCCATGTAGTAGGCGATCGGAAAGGCGATGAAGGCGGAAGCGATCGTCACCGCCGCCGCCATCGCGAGCGTTCTCAGTACGATGTCGAGGTTGGCCGCATCGACGAGATGGCGGTAGTTGGCGAAGGTGACGTCGCGCGTCACCGCCATCGTGAAGTCGTCGAAGGTGTAGACGCTCTGGATCAGTAAGGTCGCGAGCGAACCGAGGTAGACGATGCCGAACCACGCGAGCGGCGGCGCGAGCAGCAAGAGGAGAAGCAACGTGTCGTGCCGGTAGAGCAGCGTGGAGACGCGCCGCGCCGCGCTTTGAGGGTTGGCCGAGCTTGTCTGTAGTGTCGCCATCGCTAACGTTCCAGCCAGTGGATCGCCGACGCGGGCCACGACAGCGTGACCGCCTCGCCCGGTTCGGCGCGAGCCGGGCCATCGTCGGCGGGCAGCAGCGCGGTCAGCCGCGTGCCGTCTTCGACCTCGACCTCGAAACGCTGCTGCGCGCCGAGGAACTGAACGTCGATCAGCGTGCCGGCGACGAGGATCTGTCCTTCGCCGTCCGACAGCGCGTGCGCCAGCGTCACCCGTTCCGGGCGGATCGAGAACGCCTGCGCGCGGCCGGCGAGGCGCTCGGCCAACGTGGGGTCGATCACGTTGCTGGTGCCGACGAAGTCGGCGACGAAGCGCGACGCCGGGCGAGCGTACAGCGCCTGCGGCGTGTCGACCTGTTCGAGTCGTCCGTCGGCGAACACCGCGACGCGGTCGGACATCGACAGCGCCTCGCCCTGGTCGTGGGTGACGAAGACGAAGGTGATGGCTAGCTTTTTCTGCAGGCGTTTCAATTCGACCTGCATCTGCTCACGCAGCTTCAAGTCGAGCGCACCGAGAGGCTCGTCGAGCAGCAGCACGCGTGGCCGGTTCACGAGCGCGCGCGCCAGCGCGACGCGCTGGCGCTGGCCGCCCGAGAGCTGGCCGGGCTTGCGGCCGCCGTAGTCGGCGAGCGCGACCATGTCGAGCGCGTCGCGCGCCTGGCGTTCGCGCTCGTGTCGCGCGACGCCCTTGACCCTGAGGCCGTAGCCTACGTTCTCGAGCACGGTCATGAAGGGGAACAGCGCGTAGTCCTGGAACACGGTGTTCACGTCGCGCTGATACGGGGGCTTGCGGCTGGCGTCTTCGCCGTGGATCAGCACGCGGCCGCGCGTCGGCAGTTCGAAGCCGGCGATCAGCCTGAGACAGGTGGTCTTGCCCGAGCCGGACGGGCCGAGCAGCGAGAAGAATTCGCCTTCCTCGATCGCGAGGTCGAGCCCGTCGACCGCGCGCACCGGCCCGTAGTGACGGCAGGCATCGATGAATTCCACCGCAGCCGGCATGCTGCCCTCCCTAAAGCAAGGGGCCGATAACGCGTCCCTATTTACCGCCCATGATCGCGATGTAGTCGCGCGTCCAGACGCTGTACGGCACGCAGCGACCCTGCGTCGCGCACTTGGCCTGCGGCGTCTTCCAGAAGCGCACCTGCGCGAAGCGCGCAAAGCCGTTGGTCTGGCAGAAGTCGCTGCCACTCGGGGCTTTTTGCTGGCACGCGTTGGGCACCACCGGGTTGGAGCCGAACCACTCGGCGAGCGACGACTGCAGCTTCGTGTTCAGCGAATATTCCATCCACTTGTACGCGCAGACCGGATGTTTGGCGTCGGTATGCAGCATCGTCGTGTCTGCCCAGCCGGTGGAACCTTCCTTCGGGATCACCGACGCGATCGGCTGCTTCTCGGCCTTCAGCGCGTTGACCTGGTAGCCCCAGGCGCTCGAAGCGACGACGCCCTCGTTCTTGAAGTCGTTCATCTGCACGGTGACGTCGTGCCAGTAGCGATGCTTGAGCCGGTATTGCTGGCGCAGGACCTTGAGCACCTCGGCGTACTGCTGCTCATTGAGTTCGTACGGGTCCTTGATCCCGAGCGCCGGGTTCTTCTTGGATAGATAGAGCGCGGCGTCGGCGATATAGATCGGCCCGTCGTAGGCCTGGATGCGGCCCTTGTTCGGCTTGCCGTCAGGAAAGGTCTGCGGCTCGAACACCACCGCCCAGGACGTCGGCGGCGTCTTGAAGATCTTGGTGTTGTACATCAGCACGTTCGGCCCCCACTGGTAGGGGACGCCGTAGTGCTTGCCGCCTACCGTGTGCCATGGCGCGTCGGTCAGCCTCGGGTCGAGCGACTTCCAACTCGGCACGAGCTTGATGTTGATCTCCTGCACCTTCTTGCCGTGGATCAGCCTGAGACTCGCGTCGCCCGACGCAGTGACGAGGTCGTAGCCGCCCTGGTTCATCAGGCTGACCATCTCGTCCGACGTCGCTGCGGTCTTGACGTTGACCTTGCAGCCGGTCGCCTTCTCGAAAGGCGTCACCCAGTCGTAGTTCTTGTCGGTCTCGCCGCGTTCGATATAGCCGGGCCACGCGATGAGGTCGAGCCGGCCTTCGGGTTTGGCGAGCGAGGCAGGCGGGGCGGCGACGCCGTAAGTGGCGTAGGCAGACAGCAGCACGAGAAACAGGGAACGCACCCGCATGGATTTCTCCTTGGTCGGTGCTGACGGGATGGGGTCGTCAGAGGGAGGCGGGCGGTCTTCGGGACTGGCGGTCTGACGATGTTCATGACAGATGGCGAAGGCCGACGCTGATTGTTTTATGCGTCGGCCTTAAGACAAAGTCAAAAATGGCAGGGGGAATCAGTCGGCGGCCAGCCGGTAGCCGACGCCGGTCTTGGTGAGCAGATACCGGGGCTTGGCCGGGTCGGCCTCGAGCTTGTGCCGCAGCTGCGCCATATAGATGCGCAGGTAGTGGCTGTGCTCGACCGCGTTCGGCCCCCACACTTCCTTCAACAGGTGTCTGTGGGTCAGCACCTTGCCGGCGTGGCGCGCGAGCTCGGCCAACAGCCTGAATTCCAGCGGAGTCAGGTGCACCGCCTCGCCTGACTTGCTCACCTTGTGTGCGGACAGGTCGATCGCCAGTTCGCCGGCCTCGATCACCGGATTGGCCGGCGCGGCCTGGTTCAGCCGGTGCCTGAGCGCGACGCGGGTGCGCGCCATCAGCTCGGCGACGCCGAACGGCTTGGTCAGGTAGTCGTCGGCGCCGGCGTCGAGCGACGCGACCTTGTCGGTTTCTTGATGACGCGCCGACAGCACGATCACTGGCACCGCGCTCCATTCGCGAAGCGAGCGGATCACCGTGACGCCGTCTGCGTCGGGCAGACCCAGGTCGAGCAGCACCAGCTGCGGCAGGTGGCGCGCCGCCTCGGCAAGGCCCTCGCGCGCGGTCTCGGCGTCGATCACGGTAAAGCCCTCGGCGACGAGGCTCGCGCGCAGGAAGCGGCGGATCTGCAGCTCGTCTTCGATGATCAATACGGGCGCGGCGGTGCTCATGCGTCAGGGTCTCCTTCTATCGAAAAAACGGGCGGCTCGCCGGGGCTAGGCAGGAACACCGAGAAACGCGCACCGCCTTCGGCGCGGCGGCTCGCCCTGATATTGCCGCCGTGCGCCTCTACGATCGCGCGGCAGATCGCCAGCCCGAGCCCTACGCCGCCGGCGTTGTCTTCCGGTCGCGCGCGCTGGAATTTCTCGAACAGGCTGTCCGGGTCTTCGACACCCAGGCCCGGGCCGGTGTCGTCGACGTAGAGCGTGACGCCCGCGGCGGCGACCTCGGCCGACAGCGTCAGAGAGCTGCCCGCCGGCGTGTATTTGACCGCGTTTTCCAAGAGGTTGACCAGCACTCGCTCGAGCAAGGTGCTGTCTGCGTAGACCAGCGGCAGGCCTTGCTGCAGGCGCGTCTCGAGCGGGTGCTCGGCCAACCTCGGGCCGAGCGCGTGGATCGCCGCGCCGAACGCCTCCTCGATCGGCAGCCATTCGGGCGCCATCGGCATCGCGCCGGCCTCGAGCCTCGCCATGTCGAGCACGCTCGCAACCAGCCGCGTCATCCGTTCCGCCTCGGCCTCTATGCCCTCGGCGAGCTGCCGGCGCTGATCTGCAGGCAGATCGCGCTCGGCCAGCGTCGACGCGGCGCCGACGATGCCGGCCAAGGGGCTGCGCAAATCGTGCGAGATCGACGTCAACAGCGAGTTGCGCAGCTTCTCGCTCTGCGACGCGACCTGCACCGCCTCGTTGTCGCGCGACAGCCTGACGCGTTCGAGCGCGAGCGCGACCTGAGCGGCGAAGGCGTCGAGCAGCCGCCTCTCGTCGGGCAGGGTCAGGTTGTCCTCGCCCTTCGGGCGCACCGCGAGCACGCCGAGCGTGTCTTCTGCGCCGGTGAGCGGCAGATAGAGCGCGTCGGCGCCGGGCAGCGTCGCGGTGCCCAGGCCGGCCGCCTCGCCGCGCTCGAACACCCATTGCGCGACGCCGAGATCGGCGCCGTGCAGCGATCCCATGATGCTGTCGCCGCCGGGGTGCTTGAGCCGGCCGTTCGCGTCGGGCAGCAGGATCACCGCCTGCGCCTGCTGGTGTTCGTTCAGGCGTTTCACCGCGGTCTTGAGCACGCCGGTCTCGTCCTGTTCGGACACCAGCGCCTGCACCAACTCGTACATCAGCGCGGTGCGCCGCTCGCGAAAGCCGGACAAGAGCGCCTGGCGGCGGATGTTGGCGGTCAGCCGGCTGATGGTCAGCGCGACGCCGAGCATCACCGCGAAGGTGAACAGGTACTGCGTGTCGGAGACGGCGAAGGTCAGGTAGGGCGGGATGAAGAAGAAGTCGAAAGCCGCGACGCTCGCGATAGACGCGAGCACGGCAGCGCCATGGCCGTAGCGGTAGGCGGCGAGCACGACGACCAGCAGGTAGAGCATGATCAGGTTGATCGGTTCGGCGATGTCGCGCACCAGCCAGGCGAGCGAGGTGACCAGCGCAGGTAATCCTAGGCCCCAGGCTAGCATCCCGCTACGTTGCTTGCGCAGCGCGGCGAGGTGTTCGACGCCGAGGTAGTCGCGGCTGGCGGCGAGCCACGCCGACAGCGCGGCGCTCTCCTGCGGCTTCTTCGCGATCAGCGTCAGGTCGATGTCGTCGGCGAGCTGGCCGATCCGCGCCGACAGCGTAACGCGCTGCCAGAAGCGGCGGCGCCGGCTCGCGTGGCCGAGCACGATGCGGCCGGCGTTGCGGCTGCGAGCGAAGTTGACCAGTTCCTCGGCGACCTCGTGGCCGGCAAGCGTCTGCACCCGAGCGCCGAGGCTCTCGGCCAACTTCATCGCCGCGGCGACCTCGGCCTCGCCGCCGAGCTCACGCGTCTCGACGTGCACCACCCACCAGTCGGCGCGCAGCGGCTCGGCCAACCTCTTGCCGGCGCGTACCAGCCGCTCGCCGTCGTGCGGGCCGATTGCGACCACCAGCCGCTCGGCCACCTGCCACACGTCGCCGATCGCCGCGCGGCGCCGGTAGTCGTGCATCTGCGCATCGACGCGGTCGGCGGTGCGTCTGAGCGCGAGCTCGCGCAGCGCGATCAGGTTGCCCTTGCGGAAGAAGTGGCTGGCCGCGCGTTCCGCCTGCTCGGGAATATAGACCTTGCCCTCGGCCAACCTCGTCAAGAGCTCGTCGACCGGCAGGTCGATCAGCTCGACCTCGTCGGCCTCGCCGAACACCCAGTCGGGCAGCGTCTCGGACACGCGGATGCCGGTGATGCGTCCTACGACGTCGTTGAGGCTCTCCAGGTGCTGGACGTTGAGCGTCGTGTAGACGTCGATGCCGGCGTCGAGCAGTTCGTCGACGTCCTGCCAGCGCTTGACGTGCCGGCTGCCCGGCGCGTTCGTGTGCGCGAGTTCGTCGACGAGGATCAGCTGCGGTTTTCGCGCGAGCGCGGCGTCGAGGTCGAACTCCTTCAGCTCGGTGCCGCGGTAGGGGACGCGTCGCACCGGCAGGCGCGGCAGGTGCGACGCGAGGAGCGCGGTCTCGCTGCGGCCGTGCGTCTCGATAAGGCCAATGAGCACGTCGAGGCCGGCCGCCAGTTGTGCGCGGCCGGCCTCGAGCATGGTGCAGGTCTTGCCGACCCCGGCGGCCGAGCCGAAGAAGACCTTCAGCCGGCCGCGGTGTTCGCGTGCCTCGTCCTCTTGGACCTGGGCGAGGAGGGCGTCGGGGTCGGGGCGGTTCGGTGTCATCACATGATTATGCCGCATCGAGGCGTGTCGCCTTCACGCGCGCGTCGAGCGCGAGGTTGAGCTTGAGCACGTTGACCACCGGTTCGCCGAGAAAGCCGAGCATCCGGCCCTCGACATGGTCTTCGATCAGCGTCTCTACCTCGGCCAACGTCAGACCGGTTTCGCGCGCGACGCGAGAAGCCTGGTAACGCGCGGCCTCGGGCGAGATATGCGGGTCGAGGCCGCTCGCCGACGCGGTGACGAGGTCTACAGGCACAGGCCCCTTGTCGGCCGGGTCGAGCTTTCTCAACGCGTCGATCCGAGCGGCGACGGCTTCCTTGAGCGCCGGGTTGAGCGGGCCCTGGTTGCTGCCCGAAGAGCCCTGGCCGTTGTAAGCGACGCCGCCGGTCGCCGACGGGCGGCCCCAGAAGTGCTTCGGGTCGGAGAAAGGCTGGCCGATCAACTCGGAGCCGCGCGTCTTGCCTTCTTCTACGATCAGGCTGCCGTTGGCTTGGGAAGGAAACAGCGCCTGCGCCGCGCCTGTCACGGCGAGCGGATAAACGAGGCCGGTGACGAGTGCGAGCGCGCCGAAAGTCTTCGCGCAGGGCAGCAGGATGTCTTTTAGATTCATGATGGTTTCTTTCTCGGGGCGCCGCACGGGTGCGGCGCCGCGTTAATAGGATCAGACCCAGCCGAAGGCGACGAGCACCAGGTCGATCAGCTTGATGCCGATAAAGGGCACGATCAGGCCGCCGACGCCGTAAATGAATAGGTTCTTGCGCAGCAGCCGCTCGGCGGTGTCCGGCCGGTAGCGCACGCCCTTCAGCGCGAGCGGGATCAGCGCGACGATGACGAGCGCGTTGAAGATCACCGCCGACAGGATCGCCGACGCCGGCGTCGCCAGATTCATCACGTTGAGCGCGCCAAGCTGCGGGTAGGTCGCGACGAAGGCCGCCGGCAGGATCGCGAAGTACTTCGCGACGTCGTTCGCGAGGCTGAAGGTGGTCAGCGCGCCGCGCGTCATCAGCATCTCCTTGCCGATGGCGACGATCTCGATCAGCTTGGTCGGGCTCGAATCGAGGTCGACCATATTGCCGGCCTCCTTGGCCGCCTGCGTGCCCGAGTTCATCGCCACCGCCACGTCGGCCTGCGCGAGCGCCGGCGCGTCGTTGGTGCCGTCGCCGGTCATCGCGACCAGACGCCCCTCGGCCTGGTGTTCGCGGATCAATTTGAGCTTCGCCTCGGGCGTCGCCTCGGCGAGGAAGTCGTCGACGCCGGCTTCGGCGGCGATCGCCGCGGCGGTCAGCCGGTTGTCGCCGGTCACCATCACGGTGCGGATGCCCATCCGGCGCAGCTCGGCGAAGCGCTCCTTGATCCCGCCCTTGACGATGTCCTTCAGCTCGACGACGCCGAGCACGCGTGCTTTTCCGGCGACGACCTCGGACACGACGAGCGGCGTCGAGCCCTTCTTCGCGACCTGGTCGACCAGCGCGTTGACCTCGGAAGGGAACGCCGCGCCCTGCGCGAGCATATGGCTGCGGATCGCGTCGGCCGCGCCCTTGCGGATCTGGCGGCCGTCGACGTCGACGCCGCTCATGCGCGTCTGCGCGGTGAACGGCACGAAGTGCGCATGCATCTGGCCCAACTGCCGCTCGCGCAGCTTGAACTTCTCCTTGGCCAACACGACGATGCTGCGGCCCTCCGGCGTCTCGTCGGGGAGGGACGCGAGCTGAGCGGCGTCGGCGAGCTCCGCGTCCGACACGCCCGGCGCGGCGAGGAAACGCGTCGCCTGGCGGTTGCCGAGCGTGATCGTGCCGGTCTTGTCGAGCAGCAGCACGTCGACGTCGCCGGCTGCCTCGATCGCGCGGCCCGACGTCGCAATCACGTTGGCCGACATCAGCCTGCCCATGCCGGCCACGCCGATCGCCGACAGCAGCCCGCCTATCGTCGTCGGGATCAGGCACACCAAGAGCGCGACGAGCACGGTCTGCGACACCGGCGCGCCGCCGGCGACGAGGGCCGAGTACACCGAGAACGGGTACAGCGTCACGCACGCGAACAGGAACACCAGCGTCATCGCGACGAGCAGCACGGTCAGCGCGATCTCGTTCGGCGTCTTCTGCCGCTTCGCGCCCTCGACCATCGCGATCATCCGGTCGAGGAAGGCCTCGCCCGGGTTCGCGGTGATCTTCGCGACGATCCAGTCGGACAGCACGCGCGTGCCGCCGGTGATCGAAGAGAAGTCGCCGCCCGATTCGCGGATCACCGGCGCCGATTCGCCGGTGATCGCCGACTCGTCGACCGAAGCGATGCCGTCGATCACCGTGCCGTCGCCGGGGACGATGTCACCCGCCTCGATCAGCACGACGTCGCCCTTCTTGAGATCTACGGACGTGGTCAACGTGATGCCGGCGTCGCGGCGCGGCGCCGACAGCTTCTTGGCCATCACGTTCTTCTTCGCGGCCCTCAGCGATTCGGCCTGAGCGCGGCTCCTGCCCTCGGCCAACGCCTCGGCGAAGTTCGCGAACAGCACGGTGAACCACAGCCACACCGTCGTCGCTGCGATAAAGCCGAGCGGCGCGTCCAGCTTGCCGGCCAGGCCCATAAAGAACAGCGCGGTCGTGTACAGGCTGCCTAAGAACACGACGAACATCACCGGGTTCTTCACCTGCTCGCGCGGGTTAAGGCGGGTGAGCGCGCCGACCAGCGCCGGCTTGATGAAGCGGGGCTCGAACAGGCTGAACGCGCGCTTGTGGTGGTGGACGGGGAAGTCGGGGGTCTGCAGTTTTTCGGGTTTCATTATTCCTTACCTCAGATGCCGAAGAGGCTCAGGTGTTCGACGACGGGGCCGAGCGCGAGCGCCGGCAGATAGGTCAGCGCGCCGAGCACGAGCACCGCGCCGATCAAGAGCACGACGAACAGCGGCGTGTGGGTAGACAGCGTGCCGCTCGTAACCGGCACCGCGCGCTTGGCGGCGAGGCTGCCGGCCAGGGCGAGCACCGGTACGATGATCGCGAAGCGGCCGAACCACATCGCCAAGCCGAGCATCGTGTTATAGAACGGCGTGTTGGCCGACAGGCCGGCGAACGCGCTGCCGTTGTTGTTCGCGGCAGACGAGAACGCGTACAGGATCTCGGAGAAGCCGTGCGCGCCGGGGTTCGCGAGGCCGGCGAGGCCCGCGTTCGTGACGACGGCGATGCCGGTGCCCAAGAGAACGAGGAAAGGCGTCGCCAACAGGCCGATCATCACCATCCGGATGTCGAAGCTTTGAATCTTCTTGCCGAGGTATTCGGGCGTGCGGCCTATCATCAGCCCCGACACGAAGACCGCGACGATCGCGAACAGCAGCATCCCGTAGAAGCCCGAGCCGACGCCGCCGAAGATCACTTCGCCGAGCTGCATCTGCAGCATCGTCACCATGCCGCCGATCGGCATCAGCGAGTCGTGCATCGCGTTGACCGCGCCGCAAGATGCGGCGGTGGTGATCGTCGCGAACAGGCTGGTCGCTGCGATGCCGAAGCGCGCCTCCTTGCCTTCCATATTGCCTGCGCCGCCGTCGGCGCCGAGCGCGGTCAGGATCGGGTTGGCCGAGCTCTCGGCCCAGTAGACGGACGCGAGCATGCCGACGAAGAGCAGAGTCATCGCGGCGAAGATCGCGACGCCCTGGCGCCTGTCGCCGACCATATGGCCGAAGGTGAAGCACAGCGCCGCCGGGATCAGGAAGATCGCCAGCATCTCGATCAGGTTCGACAGCGCGTTAGGGTTCTCGTACGGGTGAGCCGAGTTCGCGTTGAAGAAGCCGCCGCCGTTGGTGCCGAGCATCTTGATCGCTTCCTGGCTCGCGATCGGGCCTTGCGAAAGCGTCTGCTCGGAGACGGTCTTGTCGCGCGTCAAGGGTTGGCCGAGGCTGTCCTTCAACGGGGTTCCCGCCGCGTCTGCGATGGCTTCCTTGACGACAAGCGGCTCGACGAGCGGGACCGACTTGCTCGCTTCGAGGTTCTGGATC
This DNA window, taken from Crenobacter cavernae, encodes the following:
- a CDS encoding ABC transporter substrate-binding protein, yielding MRVRSLFLVLLSAYATYGVAAPPASLAKPEGRLDLIAWPGYIERGETDKNYDWVTPFEKATGCKVNVKTAATSDEMVSLMNQGGYDLVTASGDASLRLIHGKKVQEINIKLVPSWKSLDPRLTDAPWHTVGGKHYGVPYQWGPNVLMYNTKIFKTPPTSWAVVFEPQTFPDGKPNKGRIQAYDGPIYIADAALYLSKKNPALGIKDPYELNEQQYAEVLKVLRQQYRLKHRYWHDVTVQMNDFKNEGVVASSAWGYQVNALKAEKQPIASVIPKEGSTGWADTTMLHTDAKHPVCAYKWMEYSLNTKLQSSLAEWFGSNPVVPNACQQKAPSGSDFCQTNGFARFAQVRFWKTPQAKCATQGRCVPYSVWTRDYIAIMGGK
- a CDS encoding sensor histidine kinase, with translation MRHNHVMTPNRPDPDALLAQVQEDEAREHRGRLKVFFGSAAGVGKTCTMLEAGRAQLAAGLDVLIGLIETHGRSETALLASHLPRLPVRRVPYRGTELKEFDLDAALARKPQLILVDELAHTNAPGSRHVKRWQDVDELLDAGIDVYTTLNVQHLESLNDVVGRITGIRVSETLPDWVFGEADEVELIDLPVDELLTRLAEGKVYIPEQAERAASHFFRKGNLIALRELALRRTADRVDAQMHDYRRRAAIGDVWQVAERLVVAIGPHDGERLVRAGKRLAEPLRADWWVVHVETRELGGEAEVAAAMKLAESLGARVQTLAGHEVAEELVNFARSRNAGRIVLGHASRRRRFWQRVTLSARIGQLADDIDLTLIAKKPQESAALSAWLAASRDYLGVEHLAALRKQRSGMLAWGLGLPALVTSLAWLVRDIAEPINLIMLYLLVVVLAAYRYGHGAAVLASIASVAAFDFFFIPPYLTFAVSDTQYLFTFAVMLGVALTISRLTANIRRQALLSGFRERRTALMYELVQALVSEQDETGVLKTAVKRLNEHQQAQAVILLPDANGRLKHPGGDSIMGSLHGADLGVAQWVFERGEAAGLGTATLPGADALYLPLTGAEDTLGVLAVRPKGEDNLTLPDERRLLDAFAAQVALALERVRLSRDNEAVQVASQSEKLRNSLLTSISHDLRSPLAGIVGAASTLAERDLPADQRRQLAEGIEAEAERMTRLVASVLDMARLEAGAMPMAPEWLPIEEAFGAAIHALGPRLAEHPLETRLQQGLPLVYADSTLLERVLVNLLENAVKYTPAGSSLTLSAEVAAAGVTLYVDDTGPGLGVEDPDSLFEKFQRARPEDNAGGVGLGLAICRAIVEAHGGNIRASRRAEGGARFSVFLPSPGEPPVFSIEGDPDA
- the kdpE gene encoding two-component system response regulator KdpE produces the protein MSTAAPVLIIEDELQIRRFLRASLVAEGFTVIDAETAREGLAEAARHLPQLVLLDLGLPDADGVTVIRSLREWSAVPVIVLSARHQETDKVASLDAGADDYLTKPFGVAELMARTRVALRHRLNQAAPANPVIEAGELAIDLSAHKVSKSGEAVHLTPLEFRLLAELARHAGKVLTHRHLLKEVWGPNAVEHSHYLRIYMAQLRHKLEADPAKPRYLLTKTGVGYRLAAD
- the kdpA gene encoding potassium-transporting ATPase subunit KdpA; translated protein: MKDTMLLQSAVYLGALALLAWPLGAYMKRLFAGEYRWQARIEAPIWRAFGVRNEDEMPWYLYAIGLIAFNVLGVLFLYALQRLQGVLPLNPQGFSAISPDSAFNTAISFVSNTNWQGYAGETTMSHLTQMLGLTVQNFLSAATGIAVAIALIRGFVRREAKSIGNVWVDLTRATLGLLLPIATVIALALASQGVIQNLEASKSVPLVEPLVVKEAIADAAGTPLKDSLGQPLTRDKTVSEQTLSQGPIASQEAIKMLGTNGGGFFNANSAHPYENPNALSNLIEMLAIFLIPAALCFTFGHMVGDRRQGVAIFAAMTLLFVGMLASVYWAESSANPILTALGADGGAGNMEGKEARFGIAATSLFATITTAASCGAVNAMHDSLMPIGGMVTMLQMQLGEVIFGGVGSGFYGMLLFAIVAVFVSGLMIGRTPEYLGKKIQSFDIRMVMIGLLATPFLVLLGTGIAVVTNAGLAGLANPGAHGFSEILYAFSSAANNNGSAFAGLSANTPFYNTMLGLAMWFGRFAIIVPVLALAGSLAAKRAVPVTSGTLSTHTPLFVVLLIGAVLVLGALTYLPALALGPVVEHLSLFGI
- the kdpB gene encoding potassium-transporting ATPase subunit KdpB, whose translation is MKPEKLQTPDFPVHHHKRAFSLFEPRFIKPALVGALTRLNPREQVKNPVMFVVFLGSLYTTALFFMGLAGKLDAPLGFIAATTVWLWFTVLFANFAEALAEGRSRAQAESLRAAKKNVMAKKLSAPRRDAGITLTTSVDLKKGDVVLIEAGDIVPGDGTVIDGIASVDESAITGESAPVIRESGGDFSSITGGTRVLSDWIVAKITANPGEAFLDRMIAMVEGAKRQKTPNEIALTVLLVAMTLVFLFACVTLYPFSVYSALVAGGAPVSQTVLVALLVCLIPTTIGGLLSAIGVAGMGRLMSANVIATSGRAIEAAGDVDVLLLDKTGTITLGNRQATRFLAAPGVSDAELADAAQLASLPDETPEGRSIVVLAKEKFKLRERQLGQMHAHFVPFTAQTRMSGVDVDGRQIRKGAADAIRSHMLAQGAAFPSEVNALVDQVAKKGSTPLVVSEVVAGKARVLGVVELKDIVKGGIKERFAELRRMGIRTVMVTGDNRLTAAAIAAEAGVDDFLAEATPEAKLKLIREHQAEGRLVAMTGDGTNDAPALAQADVAVAMNSGTQAAKEAGNMVDLDSSPTKLIEIVAIGKEMLMTRGALTTFSLANDVAKYFAILPAAFVATYPQLGALNVMNLATPASAILSAVIFNALVIVALIPLALKGVRYRPDTAERLLRKNLFIYGVGGLIVPFIGIKLIDLVLVAFGWV
- the kdpC gene encoding potassium-transporting ATPase subunit KdpC; its protein translation is MNLKDILLPCAKTFGALALVTGLVYPLAVTGAAQALFPSQANGSLIVEEGKTRGSELIGQPFSDPKHFWGRPSATGGVAYNGQGSSGSNQGPLNPALKEAVAARIDALRKLDPADKGPVPVDLVTASASGLDPHISPEAARYQASRVARETGLTLAEVETLIEDHVEGRMLGFLGEPVVNVLKLNLALDARVKATRLDAA
- a CDS encoding ABC transporter permease, giving the protein MATLQTSSANPQSAARRVSTLLYRHDTLLLLLLLAPPLAWFGIVYLGSLATLLIQSVYTFDDFTMAVTRDVTFANYRHLVDAANLDIVLRTLAMAAAVTIASAFIAFPIAYYMARYARGAEKAFFYIAVMLPMWASYLVKVYAWTVVLAKGGIAWWFVERLGLAGFVEALLTLPYVGGSTLATSHSGRFLVFTYIWLPFMILPIQAALERVPASLIAASADLGATPLQTFRLVILPMAFPGVVAGSIFTFSLTLGDYIIPQIIGPSGLFIGTMVYTMQGTVGNIPLAAAFTVVPIVLIAVYLAIARRLGAFDAL
- a CDS encoding ABC transporter ATP-binding protein, encoding MPAAVEFIDACRHYGPVRAVDGLDLAIEEGEFFSLLGPSGSGKTTCLRLIAGFELPTRGRVLIHGEDASRKPPYQRDVNTVFQDYALFPFMTVLENVGYGLRVKGVARHERERQARDALDMVALADYGGRKPGQLSGGQRQRVALARALVNRPRVLLLDEPLGALDLKLREQMQVELKRLQKKLAITFVFVTHDQGEALSMSDRVAVFADGRLEQVDTPQALYARPASRFVADFVGTSNVIDPTLAERLAGRAQAFSIRPERVTLAHALSDGEGQILVAGTLIDVQFLGAQQRFEVEVEDGTRLTALLPADDGPARAEPGEAVTLSWPASAIHWLER